The window ACGGCAACCGGACCAGCGATCTCAGAGATGGATCACCCCGGCTTGCGGGCGATTGCCTCGATCTCCTCGATCGTCGGCCCATCAAGCCGCATGGCTCTGTGGGCTCGCCATTCCAGGATCTGCATCTGCCTGTCCCCATAGACGTGGTACGGATCCTCCCCGGCAATGCGCGTCGCATCCGCAAGGCTATCGGCGAGAACGATGTAGACACCGTAAGCGCCATCCGTCGTGGGCCCCGAGAAGAGGAGCCGACCCGCGCGATGCTGAGCGTCCAGCCAATCGCGGTGAGCGGGCGTACGGGGTTCCGTCTCGGCGTTCATTCGAACCCTCCGCGAGAGTACCAGGTACCACACGGCCTTCATCCCCCTCGTGAGAATCGGTCACGCGCGTCCATGTTAGCGGCGCCCCGAAACGGCCACAATCGCGCACAAGTGCCCTTACCGTCCGGTGGGGCTGGCGCAGGGGAAGTTCACTCGTGCGCCTCGGCCCTCGCAGGGGGAGAGGCCGGCCGCACCGTCAGGCG is drawn from Chloroflexota bacterium and contains these coding sequences:
- a CDS encoding YciI family protein is translated as MKAVWYLVLSRRVRMNAETEPRTPAHRDWLDAQHRAGRLLFSGPTTDGAYGVYIVLADSLADATRIAGEDPYHVYGDRQMQILEWRAHRAMRLDGPTIEEIEAIARKPG